In the Treponema sp. J25 genome, one interval contains:
- a CDS encoding ketopantoate reductase family protein produces MKPIEKVLIVGAGAIGTAIGSIIEKNKPGSVAVLADGERYDRYNREGFVVNGEKIRFPVVAPVQHALRDGGPREESRSSPFFDLVIVAVKYHHLQEAIQQMAGHVGPETTILSLLNGISSEEILGQTFGAGPGAPEGVHIPPYAMILGIDAVRLGNETRFASTGKIYFGETLNKEGSYSPRVARLKAFFDAAGVPYVIPENMLRSLWFKFMINVGINQASAILRASYRVFQQVPEAKAVMEALQREVIAISQVLNINLGEEDLAAWEKTLAGLHPDNYTSMCQDVLASRKTEVEMFAGTVIALGRQYHIPTPANEMAYNLIKAMESLYLH; encoded by the coding sequence ATGAAACCCATAGAAAAGGTTCTTATTGTAGGGGCAGGTGCTATTGGAACTGCCATAGGTTCCATAATTGAAAAAAACAAACCCGGTTCGGTAGCGGTTCTCGCTGATGGAGAGCGTTATGATCGCTATAATCGGGAAGGTTTTGTGGTAAATGGGGAAAAAATCCGTTTCCCCGTGGTGGCGCCGGTCCAGCATGCACTCCGTGATGGAGGGCCCAGGGAAGAAAGCCGGTCCAGCCCCTTCTTTGACCTGGTGATCGTGGCGGTAAAGTATCACCACCTCCAGGAGGCTATCCAGCAAATGGCCGGGCATGTGGGGCCCGAAACGACGATCCTTTCCCTTTTGAACGGTATTTCGAGTGAAGAAATCCTGGGCCAAACCTTTGGGGCTGGCCCAGGGGCCCCTGAGGGGGTCCATATCCCCCCCTATGCGATGATCCTGGGAATCGATGCGGTGCGGCTGGGGAACGAAACCCGTTTTGCTTCCACCGGTAAGATTTACTTTGGGGAGACCCTGAATAAAGAGGGTTCTTACAGTCCCCGGGTCGCCCGGCTAAAGGCCTTTTTTGATGCCGCCGGCGTGCCCTACGTTATTCCAGAGAATATGCTCCGGTCCCTCTGGTTCAAGTTTATGATCAACGTGGGGATTAATCAGGCCTCGGCAATTTTACGGGCCTCTTATCGGGTATTCCAGCAGGTTCCTGAGGCGAAGGCGGTGATGGAGGCCCTGCAGCGGGAGGTAATCGCCATTTCGCAGGTATTGAATATCAATCTGGGGGAAGAAGATCTGGCCGCCTGGGAAAAAACACTGGCCGGTTTGCACCCGGATAACTACACGTCCATGTGTCAGGATGTACTTGCGAGCCGGAAAACGGAAGTGGAAATGTTTGCCGGCACGGTGATTGCCCTTGGTCGTCAGTATCATATTCCTACGCCGGCCAATGAAATGGCCTATAACCTTATAAAAGCGATGGAATCGCTCTATTTACATTGA
- a CDS encoding MoxR family ATPase, translating into MDIYSVGPRLKKGAEQVIKGKALFLEALITGLLGKGHVLIEDMPGVGKTTVAKTLAHLVADGQGKPLSFKRIQCTPDVLPYDITGVDVFDPETRSFRFLPGPVFAHFVLADEINRTTPKVQSALLEAMAEQQVTIGTTTHHLSEPFMVIATQNPVETEGTYPLPVAQLDRFMMRLSVGYPDRDAELEILSENPAETVLHEIQPVVQKEELLAARAAVTNLYCHQELKESIADLVRSTREHPDIHLGCSPRAGLHLLMACKARALLHGRNYVTDEDVLFLAPAVLAHRVQLRDPRARAEPLIQDLAHHYLKKHVALSNIS; encoded by the coding sequence ATGGATATATACAGTGTAGGACCGCGCTTAAAGAAAGGAGCCGAGCAGGTTATAAAGGGTAAGGCCCTTTTCCTGGAAGCCCTTATTACTGGTCTTCTGGGAAAGGGCCATGTGCTTATTGAAGACATGCCAGGAGTAGGGAAAACTACGGTGGCAAAGACCCTGGCCCATCTTGTGGCCGATGGACAGGGGAAACCCCTTAGTTTTAAGCGTATCCAGTGTACCCCCGATGTGCTCCCCTACGATATTACGGGGGTAGATGTGTTTGACCCTGAAACGCGGTCCTTTCGTTTTCTACCGGGGCCCGTGTTTGCTCATTTTGTGCTGGCCGACGAAATTAACCGGACCACCCCCAAGGTTCAATCGGCTCTGCTGGAAGCTATGGCCGAGCAACAGGTAACCATTGGAACGACGACCCACCATCTTTCAGAGCCCTTTATGGTAATTGCCACCCAGAACCCCGTGGAAACTGAAGGAACCTATCCTCTGCCGGTGGCCCAGTTGGATCGTTTTATGATGCGCCTTTCGGTAGGATATCCGGATCGGGATGCGGAACTGGAAATTCTTTCGGAAAATCCCGCCGAAACGGTGCTCCATGAAATTCAACCGGTGGTTCAAAAAGAGGAACTCCTCGCGGCTCGAGCGGCAGTGACAAACCTCTATTGCCATCAGGAACTAAAGGAAAGCATCGCCGATCTTGTGCGGAGTACCCGGGAACATCCCGATATTCATTTGGGCTGTTCTCCCCGGGCGGGATTGCACCTTCTTATGGCCTGTAAGGCCCGGGCCTTACTCCATGGGAGAAACTATGTAACCGACGAAGATGTCCTCTTCCTTGCTCCCGCGGTATTAGCCCATCGCGTCCAGTTACGGGATCCCCGTGCCAGGGCCGAACCCCTTATCCAGGACTTAGCCCATCACTACCTGAAAAAACATGTGGCCCTTTCGAATATCTCCTGA